The Thermoanaerobaculia bacterium genome contains a region encoding:
- a CDS encoding L,D-transpeptidase has translation MISNPTPPMGYEPRERTLPAPPPPPPPGRSWRWLRLLGVLVLALGIVGTGTALGLARYGGAYTAHDFATRLELPDPSKVKGDPAVKAEKLATRLAALPPKDVYVVVDTHHNRLRVYRGGELLRDALCSTGSGIRLRDPRDGREWFFDTPQGEFRILRKQKNPLWIKPDWAFIEEGYLPPKNARDRVDDFSLGDYGLYMRDGYIIHGTIFKTLLGKRVTHGCIRLGDEDLKFVYDTVPTNARVYLF, from the coding sequence GTGATCTCGAATCCGACGCCTCCAATGGGCTACGAACCCCGTGAGCGCACTCTCCCGGCGCCGCCACCACCCCCGCCCCCCGGCCGCAGCTGGCGCTGGCTGCGCCTCCTCGGAGTCCTGGTGCTGGCCTTAGGCATCGTCGGGACCGGAACGGCGCTCGGCCTGGCGCGCTACGGCGGCGCCTACACCGCCCACGACTTCGCTACCCGGCTCGAGCTGCCCGACCCGTCGAAGGTCAAGGGCGATCCCGCGGTGAAGGCCGAGAAGCTCGCCACCCGCCTGGCGGCGCTGCCCCCGAAGGATGTCTACGTCGTCGTCGACACCCACCACAACCGGCTGCGGGTCTACCGCGGTGGCGAGCTCCTGCGGGACGCCCTCTGCTCCACCGGCTCGGGCATTCGTCTGCGCGATCCCCGCGACGGCAGGGAGTGGTTCTTCGACACGCCGCAGGGCGAGTTCCGGATCCTCCGCAAGCAGAAGAACCCGCTGTGGATCAAGCCCGACTGGGCGTTCATCGAAGAGGGCTACCTGCCGCCCAAGAACGCACGCGACCGGGTCGACGATTTCTCGCTCGGCGACTACGGGCTCTACATGCGCGACGGGTACATCATCCACGGCACCATCTTCAAGACGCTGCTCGGCAAGCGGGTGACGCACGGCTGCATCCGGCTCGGCGACGAGGACCTGAAGTTCGTCTATGACACCGTCCCGACCAATGCGCGCGTCTATCTCTTCTAG
- the gltX gene encoding glutamate--tRNA ligase: MTLSAPPSAAPRVRFAPSPTGYLHIGGVRTALFNWLFARHHGGKFILRVDDTDTQRNLADALAPILDGFRWLGIDWDEGAEVGGPHAPYYQSERLALYQKAVEKLLAGGFAYRDYARPEETQAERAEAEAAKRPYVASRRWAAESDADRARFEAEGRTSAVRLRMPREGVCRIDDSVRGTVESEWSAEADHVIQRADGTCLYHLASVVDDVEMAITHVIRAEEHLPNTPRQIFIFEGLGAPLPQFAHLPVVAEPGSRVKLSKRKLDKYLKNPEFAELYQHGRRIADRLGLEVSPETFNPVITDFYRIAGFLPEAILNYLLLLGWSLDDRTEMLTPAEQIAHFSLERVNKAAASFDPKKLVSFQERYMQALPVEERLRLVLPYVEQAGWIPPPASEADRERVRGIVAAASDRIKVSGDILDYDEFFVADEALAYDPKAFDKRIRGAAGAPELLAELAAAIAALPADAAFDAAAVEKLLTDFVAGRGLGLGAIVHAVRVAVAGKPVGFGLFDILALLGRERVLARLARTLRVLEAPAIPPEVS; this comes from the coding sequence GTGACCCTCTCCGCTCCGCCTTCGGCAGCTCCCCGCGTCCGCTTCGCTCCCTCGCCCACCGGCTACCTGCACATCGGCGGGGTGAGGACAGCGCTCTTCAACTGGCTCTTCGCCCGCCACCACGGCGGCAAGTTCATCCTGCGGGTCGACGACACCGACACGCAGAGGAATCTCGCCGACGCGCTGGCGCCGATCCTCGACGGCTTCCGTTGGCTGGGGATCGACTGGGACGAGGGCGCCGAGGTCGGCGGTCCGCACGCCCCCTACTACCAGTCCGAGCGTCTGGCGCTCTACCAGAAGGCGGTCGAGAAGCTCCTCGCCGGCGGCTTCGCTTACCGCGACTATGCGCGGCCCGAGGAGACGCAGGCCGAGCGCGCCGAGGCCGAGGCCGCGAAACGCCCCTATGTCGCGAGCCGCCGTTGGGCGGCCGAGTCGGATGCCGACCGGGCGCGATTCGAAGCCGAGGGACGGACCTCCGCAGTGCGGCTCAGGATGCCGCGCGAGGGGGTCTGCCGGATCGACGACAGCGTGCGTGGCACGGTCGAGAGTGAGTGGTCCGCCGAGGCCGACCACGTCATCCAGCGCGCCGACGGCACCTGCCTCTACCACCTCGCAAGCGTCGTCGACGACGTCGAAATGGCGATTACCCACGTCATCCGCGCCGAGGAGCATCTGCCCAACACCCCGCGCCAGATTTTCATCTTCGAAGGACTGGGCGCGCCCCTCCCGCAGTTCGCCCATCTTCCGGTCGTGGCCGAGCCGGGGAGCCGCGTCAAGCTCTCGAAGCGCAAACTCGACAAGTACCTGAAGAACCCGGAGTTCGCCGAGCTCTACCAGCACGGCCGCCGGATCGCCGACCGGCTCGGCCTCGAAGTCTCGCCCGAGACCTTCAATCCGGTGATCACCGACTTCTACCGCATCGCCGGCTTCCTGCCCGAGGCGATCCTCAACTATCTACTGCTGCTCGGCTGGTCGCTCGACGACCGGACAGAGATGCTCACTCCCGCCGAGCAGATCGCGCACTTCTCGCTCGAACGGGTCAACAAGGCGGCGGCGAGCTTCGATCCGAAGAAGCTCGTCTCGTTCCAGGAGCGCTACATGCAGGCGCTGCCGGTCGAGGAGCGTCTGCGCCTCGTGCTGCCCTACGTCGAGCAGGCCGGCTGGATCCCGCCCCCCGCCTCCGAAGCCGACCGCGAGCGCGTGCGCGGCATCGTCGCGGCGGCCTCTGACCGCATCAAGGTCTCCGGCGACATCCTCGACTACGACGAGTTCTTCGTCGCTGACGAAGCGCTCGCCTACGACCCGAAGGCGTTCGACAAGCGGATCCGGGGGGCGGCCGGGGCACCGGAGCTCCTCGCCGAGCTGGCTGCCGCGATCGCGGCTTTGCCGGCGGACGCCGCCTTCGACGCCGCCGCGGTCGAGAAGCTCCTGACCGATTTCGTCGCCGGGCGCGGCCTCGGCCTGGGCGCGATCGTCCACGCGGTGCGCGTCGCGGTCGCCGGCAAGCCGGTCGGCTTCGGCCTGTTCGATATTCTTGCTCTGCTCGGGCGAGAGCGCGTTCTCGCCCGGCTGGCGCGGACCCTCCGCGTGCTCGAGGCGCCTGCGATTCCCCCGGAAGTGAGTTGA
- a CDS encoding L,D-transpeptidase family protein produces MPSAIPQSAARPFDPTTSRAAAFRAASALRAPMPAAARQVDRLIAQAEVITADELSAPVWDRSPGRIETSWLRVLATARASLADLRTRENASEKRWLELAPGLAADVRRAIVESNEAGVGRREISAAKQASLKWELAQHFASQGAFDRALEEAEAARAFNSVVRTSFDSLHSRFAEAKNLRRWKQMVNETIARSKAEGGTALIVDKLKRKLHVYSAGNRIATFDAELGSKGLKQKLHSGDQATPEGRYRVTEARGPGRTKYYKALLIDYPNAEDRARYAFGKKSGQVPLRAGIGNLIEIHGDGGQGRDWTDGCVALTDRDMDKVFARSRVGTPVTIVGTF; encoded by the coding sequence TTGCCGTCGGCGATTCCGCAGAGCGCCGCCCGACCCTTCGACCCGACCACCTCACGCGCCGCCGCCTTTCGCGCCGCGAGCGCACTGCGGGCACCGATGCCCGCCGCAGCCCGCCAGGTGGACCGCCTGATCGCCCAGGCCGAGGTGATCACCGCCGACGAGCTCTCCGCCCCGGTCTGGGATCGGAGTCCCGGCCGGATCGAGACCTCCTGGCTGCGGGTTCTCGCGACCGCTCGCGCCTCGCTCGCGGACCTGCGGACGCGGGAGAACGCCAGCGAGAAGCGCTGGCTCGAGCTCGCCCCCGGACTCGCCGCCGACGTTCGGCGCGCCATTGTGGAGTCGAACGAGGCCGGGGTCGGCAGGCGCGAAATCTCCGCCGCCAAGCAGGCCAGCCTCAAATGGGAGCTCGCCCAGCACTTCGCCAGCCAGGGCGCCTTCGATCGAGCACTCGAGGAGGCCGAAGCCGCGCGCGCCTTCAACAGCGTCGTCCGCACCAGCTTCGACTCGCTGCACTCGCGCTTCGCCGAGGCGAAGAACCTTCGCAGGTGGAAGCAGATGGTCAACGAGACCATCGCGCGCTCGAAGGCCGAGGGAGGGACGGCGCTGATCGTCGACAAGCTGAAGCGCAAGCTCCACGTCTATTCCGCGGGCAACCGCATCGCCACCTTCGACGCCGAGCTCGGCTCCAAGGGGCTGAAGCAGAAGCTGCACTCAGGGGACCAGGCCACCCCCGAGGGGCGCTACCGGGTGACCGAGGCGCGCGGCCCGGGTCGGACGAAGTACTACAAGGCTCTGCTCATCGACTATCCGAATGCCGAGGATCGCGCCCGCTACGCCTTCGGGAAGAAGTCGGGCCAGGTCCCGCTGCGCGCCGGAATCGGCAATCTGATCGAGATCCACGGCGACGGCGGGCAGGGCCGGGACTGGACCGACGGCTGCGTCGCGCTCACCGATCGCGACATGGACAAAGTCTTCGCGCGCTCCCGGGTGGGGACGCCGGTGACGATCGTAGGCACCTTCTAG
- a CDS encoding FAD-binding oxidoreductase, translating to MDTADIVICGAGIGGVAVAYELAVRRGLGKSQRIVLVDPLPPLTLTSDKSTECYRNWWPGPGTTMVRFMDRSIDLLEEMSEASGDRFAMNRNGYAYFTAEPERAAGLERTAREISALGAGDLRIHRGEMSDPLFPEAPYDKLDPSIGGADLLLDPQTIQCRYPFLNPATIAALLPRRCGWLAAQQLGMWMLEQARDAGVELVEGRLTSVDVESGRVTGVEIAGPTGSVDRIATGTLVNAAGPLAPEVGRLAGLDLPLLNELHGKIYLEDSEQIVPRELPLMIWCDPVTLDWGEEERAELAADPDLAHLTRPLPGGVHFRPEGGRDSRMILLLFTYHLDALAPVWPPKFDPWYPEVALRALARMVPGFGVYLGDRMRRPFVDGGYYCKTSENRLLVGPTPVEGYQLLCGLSGYGIMAAAAAAELLGATLTGGTLPEYAAEFHLDRYADPAYQARLARGEFASGQL from the coding sequence ATGGACACCGCCGACATCGTCATCTGTGGGGCCGGGATCGGCGGCGTCGCCGTCGCCTATGAGCTCGCGGTGCGCCGCGGGCTCGGCAAGTCGCAGCGCATCGTGCTCGTCGATCCACTGCCGCCGCTCACCCTCACCAGCGACAAGTCGACCGAGTGCTACCGCAACTGGTGGCCGGGGCCGGGCACGACCATGGTCCGTTTCATGGACCGGAGCATCGATCTCCTCGAGGAGATGTCCGAGGCGAGCGGCGACCGCTTCGCGATGAACCGCAACGGCTACGCCTACTTCACCGCCGAGCCGGAGCGCGCCGCCGGGCTCGAGCGCACGGCACGCGAGATCTCGGCGCTCGGCGCCGGCGACCTGCGTATCCATCGCGGCGAGATGTCCGATCCGCTCTTCCCCGAGGCGCCCTACGACAAGCTCGATCCGTCGATCGGCGGCGCCGATCTCCTCCTCGATCCGCAGACGATTCAATGCCGCTACCCGTTTCTGAATCCGGCGACGATCGCGGCGCTCCTGCCGCGGCGCTGCGGCTGGCTCGCGGCGCAGCAGCTCGGCATGTGGATGCTCGAGCAGGCGCGGGATGCCGGGGTCGAGCTCGTCGAGGGTCGGCTGACGTCGGTCGACGTCGAGTCGGGCCGGGTCACCGGCGTCGAGATCGCCGGGCCGACCGGCTCGGTCGACAGGATCGCGACCGGCACGCTCGTCAACGCGGCCGGCCCACTCGCTCCGGAGGTCGGGCGACTCGCCGGGCTGGACCTGCCGCTTCTTAACGAGCTTCACGGCAAGATCTACCTCGAGGACTCCGAGCAGATCGTGCCGCGCGAGCTGCCGCTGATGATCTGGTGCGATCCGGTGACCCTCGATTGGGGGGAGGAGGAGCGCGCCGAACTCGCCGCCGATCCCGATCTCGCCCATCTCACCCGGCCGCTCCCGGGCGGGGTGCACTTCCGGCCGGAGGGCGGGCGCGACAGCCGGATGATCCTGCTGCTCTTCACCTACCACCTCGACGCCCTCGCCCCCGTCTGGCCGCCGAAGTTCGACCCCTGGTACCCGGAGGTGGCGCTGCGCGCGCTGGCCCGGATGGTGCCCGGCTTCGGCGTCTACCTGGGCGACCGGATGCGCCGCCCGTTCGTCGACGGCGGCTACTACTGCAAGACGAGCGAGAACCGGCTGCTGGTCGGCCCCACTCCGGTCGAGGGGTATCAACTCCTCTGCGGGCTTTCCGGCTACGGCATCATGGCCGCCGCCGCAGCGGCCGAGCTCCTGGGCGCCACCCTCACCGGCGGCACCCTGCCCGAATACGCCGCCGAGTTCCACCTCGACCGCTACGCCGACCCGGCCTACCAGGCCCGCCTCGCCCGCGGCGAGTTCGCCTCGGGTCAGCTTTAG
- a CDS encoding glutamine--tRNA ligase/YqeY domain fusion protein gives MGRHFIADIVEADLASGKHTSIQTRFPPEPNGYLHLGHAKSICLNFGLAAEHGGLTNLRFDDTNPTTEEDEYVRAIREDVRWLGFDWGEREFYASDYFEQLYAWAEQLIVAGKAFVDDSSAEQISAHRGVWTAPGEESPYRDRSVEENLDLFRRMRAGEFPDGARVLRAKIDMTSGNINLRDPVMYRILHASHHRTGDTWCIYPMYDWAHGQSDSLEMITHSICTLEFEDHRPLYDWFIEALGIYPPRQIEFARLNVTHTVLSKRKLLRLVTEKAVSGWDDPRMPTLAGIRRRGIPPAALRDFCERIGVTKQESVVDYQLLEHCVREELNKSAERRMAVLDPVKITLIDYPEGKVDELEAVNNPEDPAAGTRLVPFSRELWIDRDDFLEDPPKKFFRLAPGREVRLRWAYIIRCEEVVKDATGRIVELKCTHDPDSRGGTPADGRKIQGTIHWVSAQHAVDAEVRIYDHLFAQADPDDVPEGVDFLQTVNPKSLEILEAVKVEPSLAALPPGTRVQFERTGYFVTDQKDHTPGENGIGRPVFNRITTLRDSWAKTQKQP, from the coding sequence ATGGGCAGACACTTCATCGCCGACATCGTCGAGGCCGACCTGGCCTCAGGGAAGCACACCAGCATCCAGACTCGCTTCCCGCCGGAACCCAACGGCTATCTGCATCTGGGTCACGCCAAGTCGATCTGCCTGAACTTCGGGCTCGCCGCCGAGCACGGCGGCCTCACGAACCTCCGTTTCGACGACACCAACCCGACGACCGAGGAGGACGAATACGTCCGCGCCATCCGCGAGGACGTGCGCTGGCTGGGCTTCGACTGGGGCGAGCGCGAGTTCTACGCCTCGGACTACTTCGAGCAGCTCTACGCCTGGGCCGAGCAGCTGATCGTCGCCGGCAAGGCGTTCGTCGACGACTCGTCGGCCGAGCAGATCAGCGCCCACCGCGGCGTCTGGACGGCGCCCGGCGAGGAGAGCCCGTACCGCGACCGGAGCGTCGAAGAGAACCTCGACCTCTTCCGGCGGATGCGCGCCGGCGAGTTCCCGGACGGCGCTCGTGTGCTGCGGGCGAAGATCGACATGACGTCGGGCAACATCAACCTGCGCGACCCCGTGATGTACCGCATCCTGCATGCGAGCCATCACCGGACCGGCGACACGTGGTGCATCTACCCGATGTATGACTGGGCGCACGGACAGTCCGATTCGCTCGAGATGATCACCCATTCGATCTGCACCCTCGAGTTCGAGGATCATCGCCCGCTCTACGACTGGTTCATCGAGGCGCTCGGCATCTATCCCCCGCGCCAGATCGAATTCGCGCGCCTGAACGTCACGCACACGGTGCTGTCGAAGAGGAAGCTCCTGCGGCTGGTGACCGAGAAGGCGGTCTCGGGCTGGGACGATCCGCGCATGCCCACCCTCGCCGGCATCCGGCGCCGCGGCATTCCTCCGGCCGCCCTGCGCGACTTCTGCGAGCGCATCGGGGTCACCAAGCAGGAGTCGGTGGTCGACTATCAGCTGCTCGAGCACTGCGTGCGCGAGGAGCTCAACAAGAGCGCCGAGCGCCGCATGGCGGTGCTCGATCCGGTCAAGATCACGCTCATCGACTACCCCGAGGGCAAAGTCGACGAGCTCGAAGCGGTCAACAACCCGGAGGATCCGGCGGCGGGCACCCGCCTGGTCCCGTTCTCGCGCGAGCTCTGGATCGATCGCGACGACTTCCTGGAGGATCCGCCGAAGAAGTTCTTCCGCCTCGCCCCGGGCCGCGAGGTGCGGCTGCGCTGGGCCTACATCATCCGCTGTGAAGAGGTGGTGAAGGACGCTACCGGCAGGATCGTCGAGTTGAAGTGCACCCACGACCCCGACTCGCGCGGCGGCACGCCCGCCGACGGCCGGAAGATCCAGGGCACGATCCACTGGGTCTCGGCGCAGCACGCCGTCGACGCCGAGGTGCGGATCTACGATCATCTGTTCGCGCAGGCCGACCCGGACGATGTGCCGGAGGGCGTCGACTTCCTGCAGACGGTGAACCCGAAGTCGCTCGAGATCCTCGAAGCGGTCAAGGTCGAGCCGTCGCTCGCCGCCCTCCCCCCCGGCACCCGGGTCCAGTTCGAGCGCACCGGCTACTTCGTCACCGACCAGAAGGACCACACCCCCGGCGAGAACGGCATCGGCCGCCCGGTCTTCAACCGCATCACCACTCTCCGCGACAGCTGGGCGAAGACGCAGAAACAGCCCTAG
- a CDS encoding cation transporter → MTGPVPGPSPGAPEAPHGLSQRLERGTRTAKLGLLVNAFLAIIKLLAGIFGHSYALIADAIESSGDVFSSIFVWRGLRVSARSADERYPFGYGKAEPMAAAAVGLMLVVAAGLITFESIQEIRSPHHLPAPFTLIVLLGVVVVKETLFRSVLAVGAQVQSGAVRADAWHHRSDAITSAAAAVGITVALWTGIPEADDWAALVAAVVIAINGVLILRPALEELMDRAPELAVVERIAAAATAVPGVLAIEKLRARRAGLSLYVDLHVQAEPTLSLHDAHILSGRVKSAIRAVEPTVIGVLVHMEPFEDSTASS, encoded by the coding sequence ATGACCGGGCCAGTGCCAGGGCCGTCGCCGGGCGCCCCGGAGGCTCCCCACGGGCTCTCGCAGCGTCTCGAGCGCGGCACCCGCACGGCCAAGCTCGGCCTGCTCGTCAACGCCTTCCTGGCGATCATCAAGCTCCTGGCCGGCATCTTCGGGCACTCCTACGCCCTGATCGCCGACGCGATCGAGTCGTCGGGCGACGTCTTCTCGTCGATTTTCGTCTGGCGGGGCCTCCGGGTCTCGGCGCGCTCGGCCGACGAGCGCTATCCGTTCGGCTACGGCAAGGCCGAGCCGATGGCCGCCGCAGCGGTCGGGCTGATGCTGGTCGTGGCGGCGGGCCTCATCACTTTCGAGTCGATCCAGGAGATCCGCTCGCCCCACCATTTGCCGGCGCCGTTCACGCTGATCGTGCTGCTCGGCGTGGTGGTGGTCAAGGAGACGCTCTTCCGCTCGGTCCTCGCGGTCGGCGCCCAGGTGCAGAGCGGCGCCGTGCGGGCCGACGCCTGGCACCACCGCTCGGACGCGATCACCTCCGCGGCGGCGGCCGTCGGCATCACGGTAGCGCTGTGGACGGGAATCCCCGAGGCCGACGACTGGGCGGCGCTGGTCGCGGCGGTGGTCATCGCCATCAACGGCGTGCTCATCCTGCGCCCGGCGCTCGAGGAGCTGATGGACCGCGCTCCCGAGCTCGCGGTCGTCGAGCGCATCGCTGCCGCGGCGACCGCGGTGCCGGGCGTCCTCGCGATCGAGAAGCTCCGGGCGCGCCGCGCGGGGCTCTCGCTCTATGTCGATCTCCATGTCCAGGCGGAGCCGACGCTGTCGCTGCACGACGCGCACATCCTCTCCGGCAGGGTGAAGTCGGCGATTCGCGCGGTGGAGCCGACGGTGATCGGAGTGCTCGTGCACATGGAGCCGTTCGAGGACTCGACCGCATCGTCCTGA
- the tkt gene encoding transketolase translates to MPSTSLRETGAVDQLAINTLRFLAVDMVEKAKSGHPGAPLGQAPMAYLLWTRYLRHDPADPHWPNRDRFVLSCGHASALLYSLLHLAGYDLSVAELERFRQLDSKTPGHPEFGHTPGVETTTGPLGQGFATAVGMAVAREQLAARFAEGGKPLFDYRTWVLASDGDLMEGVASEAASLAGHLRLGSLKVLYDSNRISIDGSTDLAFTEQVDRRFAAYGWNVIEVVDGNDLAALGAAMAAAETESRRPTLIVVRTHIGFGSPNKQDSADSHGAPLGAEETRLTKAALGWPAEPAFLIPPEARASFAAAAGRGAAASRAWDERRVRFAASEPDLAAELERRSTRALPEAWEAALPRYTAADKALATRAVSGKVLQAIAPVLPELLGGSADLAESNNTLLAGEESFSSAAPAGRNLRFGVREHAMGAILSGLALTGLFRPYGGTFLIFSDYMRPSIRLAALMRQPVIYVFTHDSIFLGEDGPTHQPIDQLASLRAIPGLVVLRPSDACETVAAWQVAIERTDGPTVLALSRQKLPILPASAERAGAGVRRGGYVLYETPGGEPELLLIATGSEVSLAMAGLELLEAEGRRVRLVSLPSWELFAQQDAGYRESVLPAGIPTRLAVEAASPLGWERFVGLHGTILAMEGFGASAPAEDLARHFGFTPEVLAARARDLLSRAALSGA, encoded by the coding sequence ATGCCCAGCACTTCTCTGCGCGAAACCGGCGCCGTCGACCAGCTCGCGATCAACACGCTGCGTTTCCTCGCCGTCGACATGGTCGAGAAGGCGAAATCGGGTCACCCCGGCGCGCCGCTCGGCCAGGCGCCGATGGCCTACCTCCTCTGGACCCGGTACCTCCGCCACGACCCGGCCGATCCGCACTGGCCGAACCGCGACCGCTTCGTCCTGTCGTGCGGCCATGCCTCGGCTCTGCTCTACAGCCTGCTGCACCTAGCGGGCTACGACTTGTCCGTAGCCGAGCTCGAGCGCTTCCGACAGCTCGACTCGAAGACCCCCGGGCATCCTGAATTCGGCCACACGCCGGGCGTCGAGACGACGACCGGCCCACTCGGCCAGGGCTTCGCTACCGCCGTCGGCATGGCGGTCGCGCGCGAGCAGCTCGCGGCGCGCTTCGCGGAGGGTGGCAAGCCGCTCTTCGACTACCGCACCTGGGTCCTGGCCTCCGATGGCGATCTCATGGAGGGCGTCGCCAGCGAAGCGGCCTCACTCGCCGGGCATCTGCGACTCGGCAGCCTCAAGGTGCTCTACGATTCGAACCGCATTTCGATCGACGGCTCGACCGATCTCGCCTTCACCGAACAGGTCGATCGCCGCTTCGCGGCCTATGGTTGGAACGTGATCGAAGTCGTCGACGGCAACGATCTTGCGGCGCTCGGCGCAGCCATGGCCGCCGCCGAGACGGAAAGCCGGCGCCCGACCCTGATCGTCGTGCGCACCCACATCGGCTTCGGCAGCCCGAACAAGCAGGACAGCGCCGACTCCCACGGCGCCCCGCTCGGCGCCGAGGAGACCCGGCTGACCAAGGCAGCGCTCGGCTGGCCGGCCGAACCGGCCTTTCTGATCCCCCCCGAGGCGCGCGCGTCGTTCGCCGCCGCCGCCGGCCGCGGAGCGGCGGCCTCGCGCGCCTGGGACGAGCGTCGCGTCCGCTTCGCTGCGTCCGAGCCGGACCTCGCGGCCGAGCTCGAGCGCCGCAGCACGCGCGCCCTTCCGGAGGCCTGGGAGGCAGCCCTGCCGCGTTACACGGCGGCCGACAAAGCGCTCGCCACCCGCGCCGTCTCGGGGAAGGTCCTGCAGGCGATCGCGCCCGTTCTGCCCGAGCTCCTCGGCGGCTCGGCCGACCTCGCGGAGTCGAACAACACGCTGCTCGCCGGCGAAGAGAGCTTCTCCTCGGCCGCGCCCGCGGGCCGGAACCTGCGCTTCGGGGTACGCGAACACGCCATGGGCGCCATTCTGTCGGGCCTCGCGCTCACCGGCCTCTTCCGGCCCTACGGCGGGACCTTCCTGATTTTCTCCGACTACATGCGGCCGTCGATCCGCCTGGCGGCCCTCATGCGGCAGCCGGTCATCTACGTCTTCACTCACGATTCGATCTTTCTCGGCGAAGACGGCCCGACCCACCAGCCGATCGATCAGCTGGCGTCGCTCCGCGCCATTCCGGGGCTCGTCGTCCTGCGTCCTTCGGACGCCTGCGAAACCGTCGCCGCCTGGCAGGTGGCGATCGAGCGGACAGACGGCCCTACGGTGCTCGCCCTCAGCCGGCAGAAGCTGCCGATTCTCCCGGCGAGCGCCGAACGCGCCGGCGCCGGAGTCCGCCGGGGGGGCTACGTCCTCTACGAAACACCCGGCGGCGAACCGGAGCTCCTGCTCATCGCTACCGGTTCCGAGGTTTCTCTGGCGATGGCGGGCCTCGAGCTTCTGGAGGCGGAAGGCCGGCGAGTCCGGCTCGTTTCTCTGCCCTCCTGGGAGCTCTTCGCGCAGCAGGATGCTGGCTACCGCGAATCGGTACTGCCGGCGGGCATTCCCACCCGACTGGCGGTCGAAGCCGCCTCGCCGCTCGGCTGGGAGCGCTTCGTCGGGCTTCATGGCACGATTCTCGCTATGGAGGGGTTCGGGGCTTCGGCTCCCGCCGAGGACCTCGCCCGGCATTTCGGCTTCACCCCCGAAGTCCTTGCGGCCAGGGCCCGGGATCTGCTCTCGAGAGCGGCGCTTTCGGGGGCCTGA